Proteins encoded by one window of Bauldia sp.:
- a CDS encoding antitoxin MazE family protein, whose protein sequence is MPTEPKRPVAKTAAERMRARRKRLRASGLRLVQFWVPDMRNPKVRAQIRREVAALSKHPENDAIDAWIEAVYEIGD, encoded by the coding sequence ATGCCGACCGAGCCGAAGCGCCCCGTTGCCAAGACAGCCGCCGAGCGCATGCGCGCGCGCCGCAAGCGGCTGCGCGCCAGCGGGCTGCGGCTAGTGCAGTTCTGGGTGCCGGACATGCGCAATCCGAAGGTGCGGGCGCAGATCCGCCGCGAGGTAGCAGCCCTCAGCAAGCATCCGGAAAATGACGCCATCGACGCATGGATCGAGGCGGTCTACGAGATCGGCGATTGA
- a CDS encoding type II toxin-antitoxin system PemK/MazF family toxin: MNLKRGDVVLIVATGELGKPRPAVVVQSDALEQTTSILVCPMSSDLEKAEHVRPIVEPSAGNGVRLRSQMMTDKLVALGRKRVRRLIGRLEAKDSEALDQALLFVLGLAR, encoded by the coding sequence TTGAACCTGAAACGCGGCGATGTGGTGCTGATTGTCGCCACCGGCGAGCTTGGCAAGCCGCGTCCCGCTGTTGTCGTCCAATCGGATGCGCTCGAGCAGACGACGTCGATCCTCGTTTGCCCCATGTCCTCCGACCTTGAAAAGGCCGAGCATGTGAGGCCGATTGTCGAACCGTCGGCTGGCAATGGCGTGCGCCTCCGTTCCCAGATGATGACGGACAAGCTCGTCGCGCTTGGCCGCAAGCGCGTGCGGCGGCTCATCGGACGGCTGGAAGCGAAAGATAGCGAGGCGCTGGACCAGGCGCTGCTCTTCGTGCTGGGGCTGGCGCGCTGA